One genomic segment of Fusobacterium nucleatum includes these proteins:
- a CDS encoding DUF6612 family protein, giving the protein MKNSLKKLLFVVLTVFSVIFIGACGKSKIDKKEVIEKFIAASESMKSGDMLVNMKMAQNQNGNKNNIEMTMDVSLILEPIAMKMEMAIPSQNLKMNSFIKDNTMYIQNPVDNQWVKQTLTDEIASQFKGYMTNSNATYDVMRDNIDKIDIDEKDGNYIISISKDSEFLKDAMKKQLANTNTAAGQIGNDVKIENIAVKYIVDKNTYLLSSSIVSFDFEMQGMKMSMEMDAKMSNINNVTDIVIPEEALNAKEIPHQ; this is encoded by the coding sequence ATGAAAAATTCATTAAAAAAATTGTTATTTGTTGTATTAACAGTATTTTCTGTAATTTTTATAGGAGCTTGTGGGAAAAGTAAAATTGATAAAAAAGAAGTCATAGAAAAATTTATTGCTGCATCTGAAAGCATGAAGAGTGGGGATATGCTTGTAAATATGAAAATGGCTCAAAATCAAAATGGTAATAAGAATAATATAGAAATGACAATGGATGTTTCTTTAATTTTAGAACCTATTGCAATGAAAATGGAAATGGCAATACCTTCTCAAAATCTTAAAATGAATTCTTTTATCAAAGATAATACTATGTATATTCAAAATCCAGTAGATAATCAATGGGTTAAGCAAACTCTTACTGATGAAATAGCTAGTCAATTTAAAGGATATATGACTAACTCTAATGCTACTTATGATGTTATGAGAGATAATATAGATAAAATTGATATTGATGAAAAAGATGGGAATTATATAATTTCAATTTCAAAAGATTCTGAATTCTTAAAGGATGCTATGAAAAAACAACTTGCAAATACAAATACAGCTGCAGGTCAAATAGGAAATGATGTTAAGATTGAAAATATAGCTGTAAAATACATAGTTGATAAAAATACATATTTACTATCTTCTTCAATTGTATCTTTTGATTTTGAAATGCAAGGTATGAAAATGTCTATGGAAATGGATGCAAAAATGTCTAATATAAATAATGTTACAGATATTGTTATTCCAGAAGAAGCATTAAATGCAAAAGAAATACCACATCAATAA